One Syntrophorhabdaceae bacterium genomic region harbors:
- a CDS encoding 4Fe-4S binding protein: MQKKKRDLPKIDIYRAWCKACGICAAFCPTGVLDRDEGGYPYVKEPQKCINCGWCEIRCPDFAITVEKKKEDAGQVRN; the protein is encoded by the coding sequence GTGCAGAAGAAGAAAAGAGACCTTCCAAAAATAGATATTTATCGGGCATGGTGCAAGGCCTGCGGGATTTGTGCGGCTTTTTGTCCCACAGGCGTTCTTGACCGCGACGAAGGCGGATATCCCTATGTTAAAGAGCCACAGAAATGCATTAACTGCGGCTGGTGCGAGATAAGATGCCCGGATTTTGCCATTACTGTGGAGAAGAAGAAAGAAGACGCAGGGCAGGTGAGAAACTGA
- a CDS encoding 2-oxoacid:acceptor oxidoreductase subunit alpha, producing MKKKDRKELLLQGNEAIVEGALRAGCRFFAGYPITPATEISELLSVRLPRVDGTFIQMEDEIASLGAVIGASLAGVKSMTATSGPGFSLMQENLGFAVITEVPCVIVNAMRGGPSTGLPTSPSQSDVMQARWGTHGDHPVIALCPSTVRECYDLTITAFNFSEKYRIPVILLVDEVVAHMREKVSLSDREGMTIFNRVKPTVPPEWYIPYEDNPRGVPAMAAFGDGYRYNVTGLTHDVRGFPTSRPDEVDPFIRRLFRKISQNFADLQIGEFYETDDADITIIAYGSVARSARRAVLDARARGVKVGLLKLNTLWPFMRTQVEQALKTSRIVIVPEMNMGQISREVKRVNRDGTKIFTINRVDGTIITPQEIMNRIKEVS from the coding sequence TTGAAAAAGAAAGACCGGAAGGAACTGCTGCTTCAGGGGAATGAGGCAATCGTTGAAGGGGCCTTGCGGGCCGGATGCCGTTTCTTTGCCGGCTACCCCATTACCCCGGCTACAGAGATATCCGAGCTGTTGTCGGTCAGACTTCCCCGGGTGGACGGCACGTTTATTCAAATGGAGGACGAGATTGCGAGTCTCGGGGCTGTGATCGGCGCGTCGCTCGCGGGCGTCAAGTCGATGACTGCCACAAGCGGTCCAGGTTTTTCTCTTATGCAGGAGAACCTCGGTTTTGCCGTGATCACCGAAGTCCCCTGCGTTATCGTCAATGCCATGCGGGGTGGGCCGAGCACCGGTCTTCCCACGTCGCCCTCTCAAAGCGATGTGATGCAGGCGCGTTGGGGAACGCATGGCGATCACCCTGTCATCGCGCTTTGCCCTTCCACGGTCAGGGAGTGTTATGACCTGACTATCACTGCTTTCAATTTCTCGGAAAAATACCGCATTCCCGTGATTTTGCTTGTTGATGAGGTCGTGGCCCATATGCGGGAGAAGGTGAGTCTATCGGATCGCGAGGGGATGACGATCTTCAACAGGGTAAAGCCTACCGTGCCGCCCGAGTGGTACATTCCTTATGAGGATAATCCGAGGGGTGTGCCGGCCATGGCCGCCTTTGGGGACGGTTACCGGTACAACGTTACCGGGCTTACTCACGATGTAAGGGGTTTTCCAACTTCCAGGCCGGATGAGGTTGACCCGTTCATCAGAAGGCTCTTCAGAAAGATAAGCCAGAACTTTGCCGATCTGCAGATCGGGGAATTTTATGAAACCGATGACGCGGATATCACGATTATTGCCTATGGCTCAGTTGCCCGTTCGGCCAGGAGGGCCGTGCTTGATGCCCGCGCGCGGGGCGTGAAGGTGGGGCTTCTTAAGCTTAACACCTTATGGCCTTTCATGAGGACTCAGGTCGAACAGGCGCTCAAGACCTCCCGGATCGTCATCGTTCCTGAGATGAACATGGGACAGATATCAAGGGAGGTAAAACGGGTCAACAGGGACGGCACCAAAATCTTTACGATCAACAGAGTGGACGGGACTATCATAACACCTCAGGAGATTATGAACAGAATTAAGGAGGTTTCCTGA
- a CDS encoding cytochrome c3 family protein, translating to MKKRLFELSCIGSLLVLMVIMSQAWFTGAGAATTAPTAAPQANPPASMDSQKACLDCHGPFDKLATASPGYLAPSGEKINPHRFVPHDSKDAKAIPGCTNCHQAHPLPPTAAALAAIPKPDVEWCYTCHHKNNFTNCAQCHNK from the coding sequence ATGAAAAAAAGACTATTCGAATTATCCTGTATAGGCTCCCTCTTAGTCCTCATGGTTATCATGAGTCAGGCATGGTTCACAGGGGCCGGGGCGGCAACAACGGCTCCGACCGCGGCTCCGCAGGCCAACCCCCCCGCTTCTATGGATTCCCAAAAGGCCTGCCTCGATTGTCACGGGCCTTTCGACAAGCTCGCAACGGCAAGTCCCGGCTATCTGGCGCCGAGCGGCGAGAAGATCAACCCGCACCGGTTTGTGCCCCATGACTCGAAAGATGCGAAGGCGATTCCGGGGTGCACCAATTGCCACCAGGCCCATCCGCTTCCGCCCACGGCCGCCGCGCTTGCCGCCATTCCCAAGCCGGACGTAGAGTGGTGCTATACGTGTCATCACAAGAATAATTTTACGAATTGCGCGCAGTGTCACAATAAATAG
- a CDS encoding 2-oxoacid:acceptor oxidoreductase family protein, whose translation MGYRYDIRLSGSGGQGIILMGIILAEAVGIYDGKYVAQTQSYGPEARGGSSKAEVVISDGEIDYPKALRLDLLLAMNQKACDDYYMDLKADGILIVDSTLVKQVPVSKAYQIPFTRLAREKFKREMVANIVALGALSRLTPVVSMRAIESAVLARVPKGTEQLNRDALRTGMTIAAKIKKIAFPDSPKELEDEDT comes from the coding sequence ATGGGTTATCGCTACGACATACGTTTGAGCGGCTCCGGAGGCCAGGGCATTATTCTCATGGGCATTATCCTCGCGGAGGCAGTCGGCATCTATGATGGAAAATACGTGGCCCAGACCCAGAGCTACGGACCGGAGGCGCGCGGAGGCTCAAGTAAGGCGGAAGTGGTAATTAGCGACGGCGAAATCGACTATCCCAAAGCCCTGCGGCTTGATCTCCTCCTGGCCATGAACCAGAAAGCCTGTGACGATTACTACATGGATTTGAAAGCCGATGGCATTCTGATCGTCGATTCTACCCTCGTAAAGCAGGTACCCGTTTCAAAGGCGTACCAGATACCATTCACCCGCCTTGCCCGAGAGAAGTTCAAACGGGAGATGGTTGCCAATATCGTGGCCTTAGGAGCGTTGAGCAGACTTACGCCCGTGGTATCAATGAGGGCCATTGAGTCCGCCGTGCTCGCCCGCGTTCCTAAAGGCACGGAACAACTTAACCGGGATGCGTTGAGAACCGGCATGACGATAGCAGCAAAGATTAAAAAGATCGCCTTTCCTGACTCGCCCAAAGAGCTTGAAGATGAAGATACATGA
- a CDS encoding HAMP domain-containing protein: MMTKDKIWEGLLFRLIMGILVPVFLAFLCMGCILFLNVDIGNFHFASVKGIWLDSVNELGAASLKDSANHVNKLGEKLIQQQAEDVARQLEIYIKSFRRAMPAERLFAHSDATLTEILTQKVGETGYIVVCDNNNIIRYHPDPEFMNSDATKLYDKLGPSFVKIVNAAIAGAGAGGYYEWTDTSGKTRGKYLWITPVKGTNFSIAATAWTEEFSKPSRAIEARISDLTRTYSAQHNKKFALLIYVLIAIFLILFAVIYVYCFWVIRPIRRLSEAADTISMGDLNASIDVKARGEVLILAQSIERMRASIKIAIDRLKKKR; the protein is encoded by the coding sequence ATGATGACCAAGGATAAGATATGGGAAGGACTACTATTCAGATTGATCATGGGAATTCTTGTCCCTGTCTTCCTGGCCTTCTTATGTATGGGGTGCATACTTTTTTTGAATGTAGATATCGGAAATTTTCATTTCGCAAGCGTCAAAGGCATCTGGCTTGACAGCGTGAACGAACTGGGAGCGGCGAGCCTCAAAGATTCTGCGAACCATGTGAACAAGTTAGGCGAAAAGCTTATCCAACAGCAGGCCGAAGACGTGGCCAGGCAACTTGAGATTTACATCAAATCTTTTCGGCGGGCCATGCCGGCGGAAAGGCTCTTTGCACATAGCGACGCAACGCTCACAGAAATCCTTACCCAGAAGGTCGGAGAGACGGGGTATATAGTGGTCTGTGATAACAACAACATTATCCGCTACCATCCTGATCCCGAATTCATGAATTCCGACGCGACTAAGTTGTACGATAAGCTGGGTCCGAGCTTTGTGAAAATCGTTAACGCTGCGATCGCCGGGGCCGGCGCAGGCGGCTATTATGAATGGACCGATACGAGTGGGAAGACAAGGGGTAAGTATTTGTGGATCACCCCGGTAAAGGGTACCAATTTTTCTATTGCCGCAACCGCCTGGACCGAGGAGTTTTCAAAACCATCGAGGGCCATCGAGGCGAGGATAAGCGACCTTACGCGTACGTATTCCGCACAGCACAACAAGAAATTCGCTCTTTTAATCTATGTTCTCATCGCCATCTTTCTTATCCTGTTTGCGGTGATTTATGTCTACTGTTTTTGGGTGATACGTCCGATCCGCCGTTTATCGGAGGCGGCCGATACGATCAGCATGGGCGATTTGAATGCGTCCATAGACGTAAAAGCCAGGGGTGAAGTCTTAATTCTCGCCCAGTCGATTGAAAGGATGCGGGCGAGCATTAAGATCGCCATCGACCGGCTCAAGAAGAAGAGATAG
- a CDS encoding 2-oxoacid:ferredoxin oxidoreductase subunit beta: MAEVTKLIHKYLRHDKKFPHVWCPGCGIGIMLGSLIRAIDETGYSQDEVVLVSGIGCTGRLPVYVDFNTLHTTHGRALTFATGVKLAKPALKVIVIMGDGDAVAIGGNHFIHAARRNIDLTAIIVNNSVYGMTGGQYSPTTPYGARSATTTYSNVEHAFSISELAVTAGAAFVGRGTVYHAKLLDSLMVRAFAKVGFSVVEVISHCHTQYGRLNRLGSAVEMMQWQRDHAVPVEKATQMTGDELRDKFRIGVLVERDLPAYEEEYEKVRKWAKLTEKP; encoded by the coding sequence ATGGCCGAGGTTACCAAACTGATCCACAAGTACTTGAGACACGACAAGAAATTTCCCCACGTCTGGTGCCCCGGATGCGGTATAGGGATCATGCTCGGTTCGCTCATCCGGGCAATAGATGAGACAGGGTACAGTCAGGACGAAGTCGTTCTCGTATCGGGCATCGGCTGCACGGGCAGATTGCCGGTTTATGTGGATTTTAATACGCTCCATACCACCCACGGCAGGGCGCTCACCTTCGCGACCGGCGTGAAACTCGCAAAACCTGCGCTCAAAGTCATAGTGATCATGGGGGATGGCGATGCGGTTGCCATCGGAGGGAACCATTTCATCCACGCAGCCAGGAGAAACATCGACCTGACCGCCATTATCGTGAATAATAGCGTCTACGGCATGACAGGGGGCCAATATTCACCGACCACACCCTACGGGGCGAGGTCTGCCACCACGACTTACTCGAACGTGGAGCACGCTTTCAGCATATCGGAACTTGCCGTAACGGCAGGGGCCGCTTTTGTGGGCCGCGGGACCGTCTATCACGCAAAACTTCTGGACAGTCTCATGGTGCGTGCCTTCGCGAAAGTCGGGTTCTCCGTAGTTGAGGTCATCTCTCACTGCCACACGCAATACGGGAGACTTAACCGTCTGGGCTCAGCCGTTGAAATGATGCAGTGGCAGAGGGACCATGCCGTTCCCGTTGAAAAGGCGACACAGATGACGGGCGATGAGTTAAGAGACAAATTCCGCATTGGCGTGCTCGTTGAGAGAGACCTGCCCGCTTACGAGGAGGAATATGAAAAAGTGAGAAAATGGGCGAAACTGACGGAGAAGCCATAG
- a CDS encoding FAD-dependent oxidoreductase, with translation MSEEEKKDKGISRRQFLKGTAVATSALTVANLIPSGSASAKAKGYSIKWNKEADVVVIGAGATGLPAAIVAREAGARVILVEAAFDIGGHAITSGGNIPLGGGTSVQKKAGIKDSPDILFEDLTDWSVVQPNGFPDYRYNDREIIRAFADNSASSFEWLLAHGVVFVNRAPDTLGGTSVGNSVPREMHAAAMDWPMVQTGVPADFTVRATTSTGNGLMRPLEVAAKKAGVQILLEHKMTSIYREGSSTGRVLGVAVDNKGKKLNIRAKKAVIIASGGSTGNVNFRRMFDPRLTEEYCGLSGMPWSDQDASGELAAMAIGASLWGLYNQTGEFGSNITKPGTIGCQYNYRNLRWMPGSAVFKLARASGLPVADWQNLILVNMLGKRFYDETSDQFTANNAGQINPYVQGSYLNATNVKYSPSNFINAALAGIGDGKNGGGPIWAIFDSDAVARQRWSPNSPNVDSDAGFFFKADSIAELAAKIVMKYQRVPMPRGNLEETVARYNSFVDAGKDEDFGKPAPKYKIARPPFYAGWATPVVHDTRAGLRINAKCQVQDMNGQVIQGLYCGGESAGGFSQHGLARAICQGYIAGKNAALEKAM, from the coding sequence ATGTCAGAGGAAGAAAAAAAAGACAAAGGGATCAGTCGGCGCCAGTTCCTCAAAGGAACCGCTGTCGCCACAAGTGCCTTGACCGTCGCAAACCTCATTCCATCAGGCAGTGCATCCGCCAAGGCCAAAGGATACTCGATAAAGTGGAACAAGGAAGCCGATGTGGTCGTAATCGGAGCGGGCGCAACGGGACTCCCGGCTGCAATTGTGGCTCGCGAGGCCGGAGCTCGGGTGATCCTCGTGGAAGCGGCCTTTGACATCGGTGGTCACGCAATAACAAGCGGCGGTAATATTCCGCTCGGCGGCGGTACAAGCGTGCAGAAAAAGGCTGGCATCAAGGATTCGCCGGACATTCTCTTCGAGGATTTGACCGACTGGTCCGTTGTTCAGCCCAACGGATTTCCCGATTACCGGTACAACGATCGGGAGATCATCCGTGCCTTTGCCGACAACAGCGCTTCAAGCTTCGAATGGCTTCTGGCTCACGGGGTTGTCTTCGTCAACAGGGCCCCGGACACGCTCGGAGGAACCTCGGTGGGAAACTCGGTGCCCCGCGAGATGCACGCAGCGGCAATGGACTGGCCCATGGTCCAAACAGGCGTGCCCGCTGATTTTACCGTCAGGGCTACGACTTCTACCGGTAACGGGCTTATGAGGCCGCTGGAAGTAGCGGCCAAAAAGGCGGGTGTCCAGATCTTGCTTGAGCATAAGATGACGTCGATTTATCGCGAGGGGTCGAGCACGGGAAGGGTCCTCGGGGTGGCTGTGGACAATAAGGGCAAGAAGTTAAACATTCGGGCCAAAAAAGCCGTGATCATCGCCTCGGGTGGCTCCACAGGCAACGTGAATTTCCGGCGGATGTTCGATCCTCGCTTGACGGAAGAATATTGCGGCCTTTCAGGCATGCCCTGGTCGGACCAGGATGCGTCCGGTGAGCTTGCGGCCATGGCAATCGGGGCATCGCTCTGGGGGCTTTACAATCAGACCGGAGAATTCGGGTCGAATATTACCAAGCCCGGCACCATCGGATGCCAGTACAATTACCGGAACCTGCGGTGGATGCCTGGCAGCGCCGTGTTCAAACTTGCCCGGGCATCGGGATTGCCGGTTGCCGACTGGCAGAACCTTATTCTCGTCAACATGCTGGGCAAACGATTCTACGATGAGACTTCAGATCAGTTTACCGCGAACAATGCGGGACAGATAAATCCGTATGTACAGGGCAGTTATCTGAATGCGACCAATGTAAAGTACAGTCCAAGCAATTTCATTAATGCAGCACTTGCCGGGATCGGCGACGGGAAGAACGGCGGCGGCCCCATCTGGGCGATCTTTGACTCAGACGCTGTGGCGAGACAGAGATGGAGCCCGAATTCGCCAAACGTGGATTCAGACGCCGGTTTCTTTTTCAAAGCAGATTCAATCGCCGAACTGGCGGCTAAGATCGTTATGAAGTATCAGCGGGTTCCTATGCCGAGAGGCAATCTCGAAGAGACTGTGGCCAGATATAACTCATTCGTCGATGCAGGCAAGGACGAGGACTTCGGTAAACCCGCGCCTAAGTATAAGATTGCCAGGCCTCCCTTCTACGCGGGCTGGGCAACGCCTGTGGTCCACGATACCCGCGCCGGTTTAAGGATCAATGCCAAATGCCAGGTGCAGGACATGAACGGCCAGGTGATTCAGGGTCTTTATTGCGGCGGGGAATCGGCTGGAGGCTTCAGTCAACACGGCCTGGCCCGGGCCATATGTCAGGGGTACATAGCCGGCAAAAATGCAGCGCTGGAAAAGGCCATGTAG